A genomic window from Daphnia carinata strain CSIRO-1 chromosome 9, CSIRO_AGI_Dcar_HiC_V3, whole genome shotgun sequence includes:
- the LOC130697274 gene encoding uncharacterized protein LOC130697274: MLIWIDERDAPATAEDVDATIYAEIPDRTTHPKLYKIVMAHMIHGPCGLSNKASPCMDSGQCSKSFPKPHSQETIVNDNGYPTYRRRDTGVVHYLKRGQTGFKVDNRWVVSYNPWLLLKFDSHINLEYCASIVSVKFIFKYVYKGYDCLKMDQKVGTYQLIDGDEPRVEWDEITSHLDARYVSAPEACWRIFKFPISDRSHAIYRLAVYLPREQRVFFQLGNEMQAAINAASRDTNLTAYFKLNHIDEDARQYFYREIPHHYVFVKKTSSWKARAKRAKIIGRLYTVGVRQVERYCLRLLLINVKGATSFGDLRTIDQVLHPTFKAAAIALNLLEDDLAWVRAMEEAATFQMPLQLRQLFVDICIFCNPSDALHLFETNLNHLMEDFIRSGFEINVAKHLTFKWIQDKLRLHNQTMEDFSLPIPDFHLRSQLADDQIGDNNANTQREKRLIGERMLAQLNDGQRAAFDQIMTAVNDVNNLHPRQYFLDGPGGTVKTFLYNTLITVQQGEGKHVIAVASTGIASTLVLDGSTYHSQFKIYPPITETTRLKIEEGSYSAQMIRNASLIISDEATMKTSHALDAINHLFQTVTKNRVDPYGGKVLLLGGDFRQCLPVVRHGNRVKVTEAAIINNTTWNLFRQLRAILCPKNEDCLRINDNIIGEMPGTLKVCKSIDTIDSEDPEEISNYPPEILNTFNVSGLPPHQLKLKIGAIALLLKNIDSRQGLCNDRRLIIKDLCDNLIRLQFPVLVAFAMTINKSQGQTFERVGIYLPKAVFTHEQLYVAFSRATSREGVKVQCEETEKQGTSNLHILAFKRNHRPQQTVLNFVNPFQVNELCTSTSVLLQQVLVKYYLSCILHISQAHFICNFESEVIRKDGLLSDQKICQVLRYTGASLKRAFNKFRHTKPTALDFFNIFQAKELERVYNQILRFNKYYYSQPMVCNFFDTFQMRHSLICILQISLAKFICNIESEDLRQNGLLIDYKKQQTHRCQEFNKSRFISSFQ, from the exons ATGCTGATTTGGATCGATGAGCGTGACGCACCCGCTACAGCGGAAGATGTGGATGCAACCATATACGCAGAAATTCCGGACAGAACAACGCATCCGAAACTGTACAAAATCGTCATGGCTCACATGATTCACGGTCCATGTGGGTTAAGCAACAAAGCGTCTCCTTGCATGGACAGCGGCCAATGCTCAAAATCTTTCCCAAAGCCACACAGCCAAGAGACCATCGTCAACGACAACGGTTATCCCACTTATAGACGAAGAGATACGGGAGTTGTACATTACTTGAAGCGAGGACAGACAGGTTTCAAAGTGGACAATAGATGGGTAGTTTCCTATAATCCTTGGTTGTTGCTCAAGTTTGATTCCCACATCAATCTCGAATATTGCGCTTCCATTGTCAGTGTCAAGTTCATCTTTAAGTACGTCTACAAAGGGTATGACTGCCTGAAAATGGATCAAAAAGTTGGAACATATCAGCTCATAGACGGCGACGAACCGAGGGTGGAGTGGGACGAAATAACATCACATCTTGATGCGCGGTACGTCAGCGCCCCAGAAGCCTGTTGGCGAATATTTAAGTTTCCCATTTCCGATCGTTCGCACGCCATCTATCGCCTGGCCGTCTATTTGCCGCGAGAACAGCGCGTCTTTTTCCAACTGGGAAACGAAATGCAAGCCGCGATCAATGCCGCCTCGAGAGATACCAATCTGACTGCTTACTTCAAATTGAATCACATCGACGAAGACGCACGTCAATATTTCTACAGAGAAATACCTCACCACTACGTTTTCGTTAAGAAAACCAGTTCGTGGAAAGCTCGGGCGAAAAGGGCGAAGATAATCGGCCGCCTATACACGGTTGGCGTCCGGCAAGTGGAAAGGTATTGCCTTCGGCTGCTTCTCATCAACGTCAAGGGCGCAACGAGCTTCGGAGATCTGCGAACCATCGACCAAGTTCTCCATCCTACATTCAAAGCTGCAGCAATAGCACTGAATTTGTTGGAAGACGACCTCGCTTGGGTTAGAGCCATGGAAGAAGCGGCTACATTTCAAATGCCTCTTCAGCTTAGACAACTCTTTGTCGACATTTGCATCTTCTGCAATCCCTCTGACGCTCTGCATCTCTTTGAAACCAACCTGAACCATCTGATGGAAGACTTCATACGAAGTGGATTCGAAATCAACGTGGCCAAGCACTTGACGTTTAAATGGATTCAGGACAAGCTACGTCTCCACAATCAGACGATGGAAGATTTTTCCTTGCCTATCCCTGATTTCCATCTGCGAAGCCAACTAGCCGATGATCAGATAGGAGATAACAACGCAAATactcaaagagaaaagagattgATTGGCGAACGTATGCTGGCCCAACTCAACGACGGTCAACGCGCGGCCTTTGATCAAATCATGACTGCCGTTAACGATGTCAACAACTTACATCCGAGACAGTATTTCCTGGATGGTCCTGGAGGAACGGTAAAGACTTTTCTCTACAACACCCTCATAACCGTTCAACAAGGCGAAGGAAAACATGTCATCGCAGTGGCTTCCACAGGGATCGCGTCGACTTTGGTGCTAGACGGGTCAACTTACCATTCTCAGTTCAAGATTTACCCTCCAATAACAGAGACGACAAGATTGAAAATCGAAGAAGGAAGCTACAGTGCGCAAATGATTAGGAACGCCAGTCTCATAATTTCTGACGAAGCTACAATGAAAACCAGCCACGCTCTCGACGCGATCAATCATCTATTCCAAACTGTAACGAAGAATAGGGTAGATCCCTACGGTGGTAAAGTTCTTTTACTCGGCGGGGATTTTAGACAGTGCTTGCCCGTTGTCAGACACGGAAACAGAGTCAAAGTCACGGAAGCAGCCATCATCAACAACACGACATGGAATCTTTTCCGACAGCTTCG AGCTATCTTATGCCCCAAGAACGAAGATTGTCTCAGAATCAACGACAACATTATAGGAGAGATGCCTGGTACGCTGAAAGTCTGCAAGAGTATTGACACCATCGATTCAGAGGACCCAGAAGAAATTTCCAACTACCCTCCGGAAATTTTGAACACCTTCAACGTGTCTGGGTTACCTCCGCACCAACTCAAACTGAAAATAGGAGCTATCGCCCTTCTTCTAAAGAACATTGACTCGCGACAGGGACTTTGCAACGACAGGAGGCTCATCATCAAGGATCTCTGCGATAACTTGATT AGGTTACAGTTCCCTGTGCTTGTGGCTTTTGCCATGACCATCAACAAGTCGCAGGGACAGACCTTCGAGCGAGTTGGCATTTACCTTCCGAAAGCCGTTTTCACCCACGAGCAGCTATACGTTGCCTTCTCCCGAGCGACGTCAAGAGAAGGTGTCAAGGTTCAATGCGAAGAAACTGAGAAACAAG gtACCTCAAACCTGCACATATTAGCATTCAAAAGGAACCACCGTCCTCAACAAACAGTGTTGAACTTTGTCAACCCATTTCAGGTGAACGAGCTCTGCACTTCCACTTCAGTTCTCCTTCAACAGGTGTTG GTGAAGTATTACTTGAGTTGCATTTTGCACATTTCTCAGGCccacttcatttgcaactttgaaagtgaagtaATACGCAAGGATGGATTGTTGTCCGATCAAAAGATATGCCAGGTATTAAGATACACAG gtgcCTCATTGAAGCGGGCATTCAACAAATTCCGCCACACTAAACCAACTGCGCTCGactttttcaatatcttccagGCGAAAGAGCTCG aacGCGTTTACAACCAG ATATTGAGGTTCAACAAGTACTACTATTCTCAACCTATGGTGTGCAACTTTTTCGACACATTTCAG aTGAGGCATTCGTTGATTtgcattctgcaaatttcactGGCCAAGTTCATTTGCAACATTGAAAGTGAAGATCTACGCCagaatggactgctgatcgactacaagaaacaacaaactcACAGGTGTCAAGAATTCAACAAGTCACGTTTCATTTCAAGCTTTCAGTAG